The Rothia sp. SD9660Na DNA segment TGAGATTTACGCACAGCAGCGTAAGCAGGTTTGGTTCCGCGATTATGCGCTTGATCAGGGTCTGGACGTTGTGGATTGGGTTGGTAGTGCCAGCTTAAGTGACGCACCTGAGACTGTAGCAATGCGTTTACGTGAGCAGTGGAATTTTTATACTGCCAGCAAGGCACAGAGCTATGTTGAGTCTCGCAAGGAGGTTTTTACTTTCCTTGAGAATCAGGGTGTTCTTGTAAGCGTGGCTGGCTATTTTGGCTCCACCCGTAGGCCTTTTGATACTCAAGAGTTCAGTGGCTTTTCTCTTTCTGATGAGTACGCTCCGCTTATTTTTGTGAATGGCAAAGAGTCTCATGCTGCTCAGGTTTTCACGATGTTCCATGAAGTGGGGCATTTGGTTTTGGGTGAGTCTGGTGTGTCTGATGATGCTGAAGAGAGCGGAAGCTTAAGTCGTTCTGAGCGTTGGTGCGATGAGTTTGCAGCGGCCTTTCTCATGCCCGCCAGTGAGGTGAGCAGGCTTGCTCTGCGTTCCTTGGGCGAGGACGCGGTGTTACCTGTGGCGAAGCGTTTTAGGGTGAGTGCGTTGGCTCTGCTGAATCGGCTTCGGGATTTGAAGCTGATTTCTTGTGAGCAGTGGTCTGTGGCTTACCCTGAGTTTGAGGCTCGGGCTTTGGAGGTTTTGCGGCAGAAAACCGAGAAGGGGTCTTCTGGTGGCGAGTTTTATAAGTCGCACCCCTTTGTAGTGGGGCCGCGTTTTGCGCGGGCAGTGTACCGCGAGGCGCGTAGCGGTAGGATGTCGTATCCTGATGCCCAGCATTTGTTGGGAGTTAGGCAGACTAAGACTTTTGAGCGTTTCGCACGTGAGGTTGGTGCTTGGTGATGTTCCTGGTAGATACCAATATTTTGGTTGAGGCATACCGCCGCTACTATGCTTTTGACCTTGTGCCGAGTTTCTGGGAGTTCCTTGATCGGAATTTTGGCGCTGGGAGCCTGGTAAGTATTAAACCTGTGCTGGATGAGCTCAAGGAAGGCAACGATGCTCTGACTGAGTGGGCAAAGAACAGATCTCGTTTCTTCAGGGATATTGCTGATGGTGCAACCATTCAGGCGATGGGTGAGATTGCGGATTGGGTAAGGCAGCAAGGTTATAGGCAGTCAGCGGTAGATGAGTTTTTGGGAATTGCTGATTACTTTCTCGTGGCCTATGCTGCAGCGCATGGTTTGACTGTTTTGACTCATGAACTGCCGCGCCCTGAGGCTAAGAAGCGCGTTCTGATTCCAGATGTTTGCCG contains these protein-coding regions:
- a CDS encoding DUF4411 family protein, whose protein sequence is MFLVDTNILVEAYRRYYAFDLVPSFWEFLDRNFGAGSLVSIKPVLDELKEGNDALTEWAKNRSRFFRDIADGATIQAMGEIADWVRQQGYRQSAVDEFLGIADYFLVAYAAAHGLTVLTHELPRPEAKKRVLIPDVCRAFGVDYVDTFTMMRDLEASF
- a CDS encoding ImmA/IrrE family metallo-endopeptidase, whose product is MSVRVPVKPALISWALEQASVEPGDLRLGDKVVGWLEGSLQPTLKQLQDFAKSTHVPFGYLMMSEPPVLEKPLPDFRRRDGRSSRYSQELTDEIYAQQRKQVWFRDYALDQGLDVVDWVGSASLSDAPETVAMRLREQWNFYTASKAQSYVESRKEVFTFLENQGVLVSVAGYFGSTRRPFDTQEFSGFSLSDEYAPLIFVNGKESHAAQVFTMFHEVGHLVLGESGVSDDAEESGSLSRSERWCDEFAAAFLMPASEVSRLALRSLGEDAVLPVAKRFRVSALALLNRLRDLKLISCEQWSVAYPEFEARALEVLRQKTEKGSSGGEFYKSHPFVVGPRFARAVYREARSGRMSYPDAQHLLGVRQTKTFERFAREVGAW